One segment of Candidatus Cybelea sp. DNA contains the following:
- a CDS encoding ADOP family duplicated permease, translated as MKGLGLVKLALLAYPADFRAEFRDQILADLADQDAGAVQAALDIVVTGLAMRADTLARDVIFGVRRLRRLPLLVAVVVASFALGIGANVAVFSVLDAVLIKPLPYPNAARLAVVEDHDRRGVAGSALSIPDLSDLRTNTTTFDAIAGEVQDSAVLTGARKPRQIFGMDVSWNYFSVLGLKPELGRFFTSADGRAGVRRAIVSERLWRTQLGADPNAIGKSIGFDGVPIEIVGVAPNLRVPAPDAGSLDRDDFWTPLPNTVPASQRGARYLGAIALLAPGATMQSVRADLTLASARLAKRYARNDAGVVFGADSMSSAFFGNVAAALWTVFAAVIAVLLIACANVANLLLADASTREREFALRASLGASAGRLGAQLFAETGVLAAAGGAIGIGLAYGGLALLTATVLRALPRIDSVRIDAGVLLYAVALVATVTVLSGMWPVAALAQKRLSGTLEAAGRSGDRSAGALLRSALVVVELAVTLVLVVLSGLTVRSFYVLTHPDLGVRTQGVLVSEAIGLPSTRYRRLPARLRFADSLLEGVGTIPGVKDAALSVSYPLSEVVVTFTVGIVGKTYPIDDQPDAHLNAVTPAYFRILGLPLLRGRTFSNDDNGASQRVAVVNEAFVGKYLRDRDPIGTRLRISGWNGSPRSTATIVGVVANEQQRLSRPAPPMYYLPFAQVGANVLNVVVSSDTLTTQALNRALDRVVAQADPQIVTPRVYTISELIGDAASTPRSSVVLLGSLAAVAFLLALSGVFGVVSFSVTQRYREFGVRRALGARARDVLGDVLRRALFVSALGIALGTTIAIVAGRAIAPQLDGISPFDPLTFATVIALLLGCAAAAALLPALRATRVDPALALRYE; from the coding sequence GTGAAGGGCCTGGGCCTCGTCAAGCTCGCGCTATTGGCATATCCGGCCGACTTTCGCGCGGAGTTTCGCGATCAGATCCTCGCCGATCTCGCCGATCAAGACGCCGGCGCGGTGCAGGCGGCGCTCGATATCGTCGTGACGGGCCTGGCGATGCGTGCCGATACGCTCGCGCGCGACGTCATCTTCGGCGTCCGCCGCTTGCGCCGGCTTCCGCTCTTAGTTGCGGTCGTCGTCGCTTCGTTTGCGCTGGGCATCGGCGCGAACGTCGCAGTCTTCAGCGTGCTCGACGCCGTGCTGATCAAGCCGCTGCCGTACCCCAACGCGGCGCGCCTTGCAGTCGTCGAGGATCACGATCGGCGTGGCGTCGCCGGCAGCGCGCTCTCGATTCCCGACCTTTCCGATCTGCGCACGAACACGACGACGTTCGACGCAATCGCCGGCGAAGTGCAAGACTCGGCGGTTTTGACCGGTGCCCGCAAGCCGCGCCAAATTTTCGGCATGGACGTAAGCTGGAACTACTTTTCGGTGCTCGGATTGAAGCCGGAACTCGGGCGATTCTTCACCTCCGCCGATGGACGGGCCGGCGTGCGCCGGGCGATCGTCTCGGAGCGGCTCTGGCGCACGCAGCTGGGCGCCGATCCAAACGCGATCGGCAAGAGCATCGGTTTCGACGGCGTGCCGATCGAGATCGTCGGGGTCGCGCCGAACCTGCGCGTGCCGGCGCCCGATGCCGGGTCGCTCGACCGCGACGATTTCTGGACGCCGCTGCCCAACACCGTTCCCGCCAGTCAGCGCGGCGCGCGCTATCTGGGCGCGATCGCGCTGCTCGCACCGGGAGCGACGATGCAATCGGTTCGCGCCGACCTCACACTCGCCTCGGCGCGTCTGGCAAAACGCTACGCGCGCAACGACGCAGGGGTCGTTTTCGGTGCCGATTCGATGAGCTCGGCGTTTTTCGGCAACGTCGCCGCGGCGTTGTGGACGGTTTTCGCGGCCGTCATTGCAGTTCTGCTGATCGCCTGCGCCAACGTAGCGAACTTGCTGCTCGCCGACGCCTCGACGCGGGAGCGCGAGTTTGCGCTGCGCGCGTCGCTCGGCGCGTCGGCGGGCCGCCTGGGCGCGCAGCTCTTCGCAGAGACCGGCGTGCTCGCCGCAGCGGGCGGCGCGATCGGGATCGGGCTCGCCTACGGCGGCCTTGCGCTCTTGACGGCGACGGTCTTACGAGCGCTGCCGCGGATCGACTCCGTGCGGATCGACGCCGGCGTTCTGCTCTATGCCGTGGCGCTGGTCGCAACGGTCACGGTACTTTCGGGAATGTGGCCGGTCGCGGCGCTCGCGCAGAAGCGTTTATCGGGTACCCTCGAAGCCGCGGGCCGCAGCGGAGACCGCTCGGCGGGAGCGCTCTTGCGCTCGGCACTCGTCGTTGTGGAGCTCGCCGTTACGCTGGTGCTCGTCGTGCTCTCGGGCCTAACCGTGCGCAGCTTCTACGTGCTGACGCACCCGGATCTGGGCGTGCGAACCCAAGGAGTGCTGGTGAGCGAAGCGATTGGATTGCCGTCTACGCGATACCGCCGATTGCCGGCGCGCCTGCGCTTTGCCGATTCTCTGCTCGAAGGCGTCGGCACGATTCCCGGCGTCAAGGATGCCGCGCTCTCGGTTTCATATCCCCTCTCCGAAGTGGTCGTGACGTTCACGGTCGGCATCGTCGGCAAGACGTATCCGATCGATGACCAGCCCGACGCGCACCTCAACGCCGTTACGCCGGCGTACTTCCGCATTCTCGGTCTGCCGCTGCTGCGCGGGCGCACGTTCTCGAACGACGATAACGGCGCCTCGCAGCGCGTCGCGGTCGTCAACGAGGCGTTCGTCGGGAAGTATCTGCGCGATCGCGACCCGATCGGCACGCGTTTACGGATCTCCGGGTGGAACGGCTCTCCGCGATCGACCGCAACGATCGTCGGGGTCGTGGCCAACGAGCAACAGCGCCTGAGCCGTCCCGCGCCGCCGATGTACTACCTTCCGTTCGCGCAGGTCGGAGCGAACGTGCTCAATGTCGTCGTTTCGAGCGATACGCTGACGACTCAAGCGCTCAATCGGGCGTTGGATCGGGTGGTCGCGCAGGCAGATCCGCAGATCGTCACCCCGCGGGTCTACACGATTTCGGAACTGATCGGCGACGCGGCCTCGACGCCGCGTTCCTCGGTCGTTTTACTCGGCTCGCTCGCCGCGGTCGCGTTCTTGCTCGCACTCTCGGGCGTCTTCGGTGTCGTTTCGTTCAGCGTAACGCAGCGTTATCGAGAGTTCGGCGTTCGGCGCGCGCTCGGTGCGCGCGCACGCGACGTGCTCGGCGACGTTCTGCGCCGCGCGCTCTTCGTCAGCGCGCTCGGCATCGCGCTCGGAACGACGATTGCGATCGTCGCGGGGCGAGCGATCGCGCCCCAACTCGACGGCATTTCGCCCTTCGATCCGCTCACGTTCGCAACCGTGATCGCGCTCCTGCTCGGCTGTGCGGCCGCCGCCGCGCTGCTGCCGGCGCTGCGCGCGACGCGCGTCGATCCGGCGCTGGCGCTGCGCTACGAGTAG